GCATCCGCCGCATACGCCGCTCATTCTGGCGGGTTCGACCGGCTCTGCACCCTCGATGGCCGACCTGATGAATGTGGTGGCGCAAGGGCCGCTGGGGGCCGTGGTCCTGCCGGGGCTTGATCTCCATTTGGCCGAAGATGTCTGGGCGCAGATCGAGGAATCGCATCCGCAAGGCACGATGAAGCGCACGCTCGACCGCCACAAGGTGACGCGCGACCAGATCCATACATGGCCCGCCTCGATGGAGGCCGACCGCAAGGGCGATGCCCGCCGCCGCCTGATCAATGAAGCCCTGCGTCCCGCCGAGGCCACCAAGGACTGGCTGGCGCAGATCGCCGTGCTCAGGGCCGAAGAGGGCGACACCCTGACGGAAGGCCTGAAGGGGCTGGTAGAGATCCACACGGCGCGTGATGAAGAGGCGGCCTCGGCTATCGCGCTTCTGATGCGCGAATGTCTGGAAGAACCGAACAAGGTGGTGGCGCTGATCACGCCCGATATTACCCTGTCGCGCCGCGTGGCCGCGCGTTTGTCGCGCTGGGGTTTGCAGCCCAATTCCTCGGCCGGTGAGCCGCTCTCGAATAGCCTGACCGGGCGTTTCCTGCTCGATCTGATGAGCCTGATGGAGACGCCACACGATCCGGTGCGGCTGTTGAGCCTGTTGCAAAACCCCTATTGCCGTCTGTCGGGCCACAAGGGCCTGTATGGACTGGAAACGCGGGCTCTGCGCGGCGCTACGCCCAACGATACGGACGCGATTACGGCTGCCCTGGCTGCGGATGAAAAAGCACTTGATCTGTGGACGGACTATCTAGGCCTGATGCAGCCGGCCATCGCGGCTGCACCGAGCGAACTCAGTGAAGCCGTTGTTCGCGTTGTGGCACTGGCCGAACGTCTGGCGGCCGATGAAGGGCAGGTTTTGTGGGCCGGAGCACCCGGCGCGCAGGCCTCGGAAATGCTGGCCGAACTGATCCGCGAAAGCGCCGGCTTTACGGTCAGCAGTCAGCGCGAGGTCAACGATATCCTCAGCCATCTGATCGGCAAGGGCAAGGTGCGCACCGGCGGCAACACCCACCCGCGCCTGCTCATTCTCGGCGCCATCGAAGCGCGCCTCGTCAAGGCCGACCGGCTGATTCTGGCGGGTCTCGAAGAAGGCGTGTGGCCGCAGGCGCCGGACATGGACCCGTTTCTCTCCCGCCCGATGCGCCAGAAGCTGGGCTTGCCGACACCGGAGCGCCGCACCGGCCTGTCAGCGCACGATTTTGTCCAGGCGGCCACGGCGCCAGAGGTCTATCTTGTCACCCGCCATCGCCGTGAAGGTGAGCCACAGGTGGCCTCGCGCTGGCTGTGGCGCTTGCAAACCCTGTGCGATGGCGCAGGCATCAAGATCGAAACGCGGCCGGACGTGCTGGCCTGGTCACGCGCGCTGGATTGCGGCCTGAAAACCAAGCCCGCCCTGTTGCGTCCGGCGGTTCGCCCGGCACCGAAGCCGCCGGTGGCCGTGCGCCCGGATCGGATGTCGGTCACCGAGGTCGAGGTGTTTGTGCGTGATCCTTACGCCATCTATGCCAAGCGTATCCTGGGTTTGCGACCGATGGACCGCCCCAATGAGCCGGTCGAGGCACGCCAGCGCGGCACCGCCATCCACAAGAGCCTTGAGCGCTTTGCGGCGGAAGACGTGCTGGGCCCGGAAGGCGTGCGCCGCCTGACCGCCATGCTGGAGGAAGAGCTCGCCGCCACGCACCTGTCACCGTCGCAAATGGCGCTGCAACGGCCCCTCCTGCCCGATCTGGCGCGCGAATTCGTCGCCTTCGAGGCGGAGCGCCGCGCGGCAAGACCAAGACTGCGCATCGAGGAACGCGGCGAACTGGTGATGGCTACGGCGGGTGGCGACTTCACCCTGATCGCCAAGTCCGACCGCATCGAGGTGCGCGAGGACGGCGTCGATATTCTCGATTTCAAGACCGGCCAGCCGCCTTCCGCCAAACAGGTGACGGCCGGCTTCTATCCGCAACTGACCCTGACGGCGGCGATCCTGCGCCATGGCGGCTTTGCCGGCATCGATGGCGACAAGCCGATCGGCGACCTGATCTATGTGCGGGTGTCGCCCGACAGCACGACCGAAAAGTCCGCCGTGCAGAAGGGCGAAAACGCCAATGATCTGGCCGAAGCGGCGCTGGCCAGCCTAAAACGCCGGCTCGATGATTATGCCGAGCCCTCCAAACCCTACCTGTCATGGACCGCGCCGCAATTCCTGAAGGTGCGCGGCGGCGATTACGACCAGTTGGCGCGGCTCTACGAGTGGAGTGTCCTGGGTGATGACGAGTCTTCCGAAGCGGAGGAAGAGGCATGAACGCTCAAAATATAGCGGCCGATCCGAAAGCCTCGTCTTTCCTGACCGCCAATGCCGGTTCGGGTAAGACCTCGACCCTCGTCAACCGCGTGGCGCGCCTGTTGCTGGGCGGCGCCAAGCCGGAGCGCATTCTGTGCGTCACTTATACCAAGGCGGCGGCGGCCGAAATGCAAGGCCGTCTGTTCGAGCGCCTAGGCGGCTGGGCCGTGGCGGCCGATGACGAGCTGGCGCGTGACCTGGCCAGCATCGATGAGGCGGTACACGATCTGCCGCGCGCCCGCGCCCTGTTCGCCAAGGCGTTGGAAACGCCGGGCGGGCTGAAAATCCAGACCCTGCATGGTTTCTGCGAAAAGCTGCTGCGCCGTTTCCCGCTCGAAGCCGGGCTATCACCCGCCTTTCAGATGCTGGACGATCTGATCGGCGGGCAGTTGTCGGAAAAGGCCAGCGCCGGTCTGCTAACGCTCGATACGCCGGAACTGGCTGAGGTGATGGCGGCGCGCGACCGACTGATCCGCAAGCTCAAGGTTATGGGCTTCGAGCGGTTATTACAGCAGTTCATACATCAACACGATGACATCAAAGCACATTTTGACGCGCTTCAGGCCAAAGGCGACTGGGCGCATGACCTGTTTGTCAGTCTGGGGCTGGAGGGTGTCTGCACGACACATGCTTGCCTTGAGGCCTATGAAAACCGTCTGGAGTGGCAACTGATCCGTGATCTCGCCGCCGGACTGATGGCGGGCAGCACCAGCACCAATCAGAAGGCGGGGGCGGCCTTCCTGACGCTGATCGAGGCGCAGATGGCCGGTAAGCCGCTCGATTTCGACGTGCTCAAGACGGTGTTCTTCACGCAAAAGGACGAGCCGCGCAAAAGCCCCTACACCAAGGAGACCAGCGCCGCCGACGCCCTGCTGATGGACCGGCTGGCGGTCGATGTCGCTGATCTGATGCAACGCCTGAAGGCGGCGGAAATCGCCGAAAACACGCTGGATGGCCTGCGCCTCTTCGCCATTTTCAGCGCCATCTACCAGACGCAGAAACGTCAGGAAGGCGCCCTCGATTTCCAGGACCTGATCAATAAGACCAAGGCCCTGCTGTCTGATCACCTGATGTCGGTCTGGGTGTTGTTCAAACTCGATGGCGGGCTGGAGCATATTCTGGTCGATGAGGCGCAGGATACCTCGCAGGATCAGTGGGCTATCGTAAAGGCTTTGTCGGCGGAATTTTTCTCCGGGCGCGGCCAGTCGGATCTGGCGCGCACCGTCTTCGCCGTAGGTGATGAGAAACAATCCATCTATGGTTTTCAGGGCGCGCAGCCGGATAAGTTCCTTGATGCCGGCCAGTATTTCGACGCTCAGGTGCGCGCCGCTGAGCAAAAATTCGTCGCCCCCGATCTGGTCGAAAGTTGGCGCACCCTGCCGGAGATTCTCGGCTTCGTCGACGCCGTCTTCCCGGCGCCGGATCTGTCTCATGCGCTCAATTTCACCGGCAATACGATTGTGCACAAGGCGCAGCGAAACGCTCACAAGGGTCTGGTCGAGCTATGGCCGCTGGTGCGCCCGATCGAGGCACCGGAGGTAATGGCGGATGACGCCGATATCGCGCCGGTCGATGCCCCGTCGCACGAACCGCCGTCGAAACGGTTGGCGCGGCAACTGGCGGCCACCATCAAGGCCGAAATCGAGGCTGGCCGCAGCGTCTATACCAAGAAAACCGAGTCGCCGCGTCCGCTCCATGCGGGCGATATCCTCATTCTGGTGCGCAAGCGCGACCATCTGTTTGAACATATCATCCGTGAACTGAAGATAGCCGGTGTGCCGGTTTCCGGCGCTGACCGGCTGAAACTGGGCGACCACATCGCCTTTCAGGACCTGCGCGCCCTGATGCGCTTCTGTCTGCAGCCCAATGACAGCTTGTCACTGGCCTGCGTTTTGCGCAGTCCGCTATGCGATCTCAGTGAGGACGACCTTTACAGTCTGGCGCAGGGCCGCGAAGGCCCTCTGTGGGGCGCGCTGCTCGATCATCCCGATACGGACGACCGTTTCGCCGAAGCGCGCGTGCTTCTGCTATGGGCACATCGCGCGGCGCACCAGTTGACCGCCTTTGATTTTCTGGCGCGGGTGCTCAATCGCCGCGATGACGCCGGACGCTCGATCAAGCAGCGTTTCCTGACCCGCCTTGGTGATGAATGCGAGGATGTGCTGGAAGAAACCCTGGCCCTGGCGCTGAAAGGCGAAGGCGTGGGCGATAGCGGCCTCTCCGCCTGTCTTGATCTGTTCGAGTTCAAGGCGGCGCAGATCAAGCGTGAGCAGGAAGAGGGCGGCCGTTCGGTGCGCGTCATGACCGTTCACGGCTCGAAGGGGCTGGAAGCGCCTTGGGTCATCCTGCCGATCGGGCCGCAGCACACCAGCGCCAACAAGGACGATCTTCTGCTGCGGGGTGAGAGTGGTGACCTTTATCTATGCGTAGGCGGACGAAAGTGGGATACAGCCAATATCAGCGCCATCCGGGCGGCCAAGGCGCTGAAGGACGAGCAGGAAGGCCTGCGCCTGCTCTACGTGGCCCTGACCCGCGCCCGCGACCGCCTGACGCTGTGCGGCTATGCCGGCAAGAAAGCGACCGGCAAGAACAACGCCTTCGCCCCATGGTACGACCTGCTGAGCGATGCCTTTGCGCGTCTGCCGGAGACCACGCTGGAACCGATGGCCCTGAAAGCGCCGTTCGATGATGAGGAACAAATCAAAGAGGCGGTGGTGACGCTGTACGGTGCCCGTTCGCCTCTGCTGAGCGCCGAGGCGGCGGTGCTGGCGCCCCAGGTCATCCTGCCGGACTTCGTGACCGCGCTTGTGGCGCAGGCCGATGTCGATAGCGAACGCGGCAAGGAGCGCTGGGCAGCGATTTCGCAGATGGGCGACGAAGACCGCGAAGAGGACGAACGCGCGCCGTCGCCGCTCGAATCGCATAATGGCCTTGGCCGTTATCGCCGCGGCATCCTGATCCACAAGCTGTTTGAAATTCTGCCCGATATCGCGACGGACAAGCGCCCTGAGGTGGCGGCGCGCTATCTGGAGCGCCAGGCCGATCTCACCGACGATCAGCGCGGCGAAATGGCACAGGCGGTGATGACGGTCCTCAACGATGCGCGTTTTGCCGAGGCTTTTGGTCCGCAATCGCGCCCGGAAATAGCGCTGGCCGGTGGCATTGGCAGAACCGGGCGCGGCGACGAGATCATGCTGTCGGGCCGGATCGACCGGCTTGTGGTGACCGATAGCCGCGTGGTCATTATCGATTACAAATCGAACCGCCCGGCGCCGGAGACGGCGGAAGGCGCCGCCATCGCCTACCAGCGCCAGATGGCCGGCTATGTCGCCTTGCTGCGGCAGATCTATCCGAACCACCAGGTCGAGGCGGCGCTTTTGTGGACGGATGGACCAAGATTGACGCCCTTAAGCGAGGCTTTAGTAAATCTCAGGCTTGGCGAAATTTTGAGTCGTTGATTTATGGTCGCCTATTCACTACCTATGAAGTCGAAACTGTAACAACGTCCCGTCGCGCGTTTTTCCCAAAAGCGACCTAAGGATTAAAATCCATGGCTACGCACAAGATCACCGACGAAAGCTTTGAAGCCGATGTCCTGAAGTCCGACACGCCTGTTCTGGTCGATTTCTGGGCCGAATGGTGCGGCCCGTGTAAGCAGATCGCGCCGATCCTCGAAGAACTGGCCGATGGCCTGGGCGACAAGATCAAGATCGCCAAGATCAATATCGAGGATAGCCCGATGACACCGTCGCGCTTCGGCGTGCGCGGCATCCCAACCATGATGCTGTTCAAGAATGGCCAGATGACCTCGATGAAGGTCGGCGCCATGCCGAAGGCGAAGTTGCTTGAATGGCTGGGTGAAAACCAGATCGCCTGATAATTGACAAGCGCCGCGCCGCCGGTGTCACCAGGCACCTGCGGCGCTGGCTATTCCGGCGCAAGCAAGATGAATCGGCCTGCGCAAAAGCCGATGGTCGTCTTAAAAAGACAGACTTTTTTGCGCGCGGAGTATGGCCTCCGCCTGAATTTCCAGCATAGCCTTGAGCGGCAGATAAAGCCCCAGACGGTTCCATGAAGCGTTCATCGCCCGTTGCTTGAGCCCCTCAAAGTAGGTTGCCGCCATCCACACCGACAGGGCGTATAATCCGCATATATAAAGGATAACCGCGTCAACCGCCTCGAAGGTTTCAGGCGCGTTTGTCGCCAGAGGCACGAATCTCAAGGGCGTCGACGCTTCGGGTTCAGGCTTCGGTTTGAACTGGTCAACGATCCAGCCCCCGAGATCGACACGCTTGAAACGCAGGCGGTTGGTCTGCGCCTCGGCCTGGATATGATCGCCGGCCTCCAGCGCGTAATAGTCGAGAATGGCCTCACAGACCACCGGATCGTAGCTATATTGCCGCCGACCGTCCCAGACCAGCACCTGATGCGCGGCTTCGCGTTCATGTCCGAGACGTTCCAGACGCGTCCTGATGGCGACGATGCGCGGTTTGTCGGTCTGCCAGTCGCGGCTGATCGAGCCGATATGAGCATTTTGCACACCACATAAATGCGCCAATCCGCGTTGCGTGAGATAGCCCGAGCCATCACTCAACGTGCCCATACCTATGCCATTATGCTCCGCGTAGGCTGTGATAGCGAGGGCGGGGACACCCCCCTTTT
The window above is part of the Asticcacaulis sp. MM231 genome. Proteins encoded here:
- the addA gene encoding double-strand break repair helicase AddA, which gives rise to MNAQNIAADPKASSFLTANAGSGKTSTLVNRVARLLLGGAKPERILCVTYTKAAAAEMQGRLFERLGGWAVAADDELARDLASIDEAVHDLPRARALFAKALETPGGLKIQTLHGFCEKLLRRFPLEAGLSPAFQMLDDLIGGQLSEKASAGLLTLDTPELAEVMAARDRLIRKLKVMGFERLLQQFIHQHDDIKAHFDALQAKGDWAHDLFVSLGLEGVCTTHACLEAYENRLEWQLIRDLAAGLMAGSTSTNQKAGAAFLTLIEAQMAGKPLDFDVLKTVFFTQKDEPRKSPYTKETSAADALLMDRLAVDVADLMQRLKAAEIAENTLDGLRLFAIFSAIYQTQKRQEGALDFQDLINKTKALLSDHLMSVWVLFKLDGGLEHILVDEAQDTSQDQWAIVKALSAEFFSGRGQSDLARTVFAVGDEKQSIYGFQGAQPDKFLDAGQYFDAQVRAAEQKFVAPDLVESWRTLPEILGFVDAVFPAPDLSHALNFTGNTIVHKAQRNAHKGLVELWPLVRPIEAPEVMADDADIAPVDAPSHEPPSKRLARQLAATIKAEIEAGRSVYTKKTESPRPLHAGDILILVRKRDHLFEHIIRELKIAGVPVSGADRLKLGDHIAFQDLRALMRFCLQPNDSLSLACVLRSPLCDLSEDDLYSLAQGREGPLWGALLDHPDTDDRFAEARVLLLWAHRAAHQLTAFDFLARVLNRRDDAGRSIKQRFLTRLGDECEDVLEETLALALKGEGVGDSGLSACLDLFEFKAAQIKREQEEGGRSVRVMTVHGSKGLEAPWVILPIGPQHTSANKDDLLLRGESGDLYLCVGGRKWDTANISAIRAAKALKDEQEGLRLLYVALTRARDRLTLCGYAGKKATGKNNAFAPWYDLLSDAFARLPETTLEPMALKAPFDDEEQIKEAVVTLYGARSPLLSAEAAVLAPQVILPDFVTALVAQADVDSERGKERWAAISQMGDEDREEDERAPSPLESHNGLGRYRRGILIHKLFEILPDIATDKRPEVAARYLERQADLTDDQRGEMAQAVMTVLNDARFAEAFGPQSRPEIALAGGIGRTGRGDEIMLSGRIDRLVVTDSRVVIIDYKSNRPAPETAEGAAIAYQRQMAGYVALLRQIYPNHQVEAALLWTDGPRLTPLSEALVNLRLGEILSR
- the addB gene encoding double-strand break repair protein AddB gives rise to the protein MNDIFARQGPRWFTIPSGRCFLNDLAKGICQSLGDRLSTAQILTPTRRGARSMARSFSQQARGGALLLPQIRAIGDLDEGEPPFDLESLGLDLPPALSPLRRRFELARLITAEYDGLEGREVSARLALELADSLAGFFDSLALEEVDAVGKLENLVSGIGEDQYALEGWASHWQISAKFLNVAVRQWPKRLHDLGLMDPSKRQVTLIRRLVNQWTEHPPHTPLILAGSTGSAPSMADLMNVVAQGPLGAVVLPGLDLHLAEDVWAQIEESHPQGTMKRTLDRHKVTRDQIHTWPASMEADRKGDARRRLINEALRPAEATKDWLAQIAVLRAEEGDTLTEGLKGLVEIHTARDEEAASAIALLMRECLEEPNKVVALITPDITLSRRVAARLSRWGLQPNSSAGEPLSNSLTGRFLLDLMSLMETPHDPVRLLSLLQNPYCRLSGHKGLYGLETRALRGATPNDTDAITAALAADEKALDLWTDYLGLMQPAIAAAPSELSEAVVRVVALAERLAADEGQVLWAGAPGAQASEMLAELIRESAGFTVSSQREVNDILSHLIGKGKVRTGGNTHPRLLILGAIEARLVKADRLILAGLEEGVWPQAPDMDPFLSRPMRQKLGLPTPERRTGLSAHDFVQAATAPEVYLVTRHRREGEPQVASRWLWRLQTLCDGAGIKIETRPDVLAWSRALDCGLKTKPALLRPAVRPAPKPPVAVRPDRMSVTEVEVFVRDPYAIYAKRILGLRPMDRPNEPVEARQRGTAIHKSLERFAAEDVLGPEGVRRLTAMLEEELAATHLSPSQMALQRPLLPDLAREFVAFEAERRAARPRLRIEERGELVMATAGGDFTLIAKSDRIEVREDGVDILDFKTGQPPSAKQVTAGFYPQLTLTAAILRHGGFAGIDGDKPIGDLIYVRVSPDSTTEKSAVQKGENANDLAEAALASLKRRLDDYAEPSKPYLSWTAPQFLKVRGGDYDQLARLYEWSVLGDDESSEAEEEA
- the trxA gene encoding thioredoxin; amino-acid sequence: MATHKITDESFEADVLKSDTPVLVDFWAEWCGPCKQIAPILEELADGLGDKIKIAKINIEDSPMTPSRFGVRGIPTMMLFKNGQMTSMKVGAMPKAKLLEWLGENQIA